In Mercenaria mercenaria strain notata chromosome 13, MADL_Memer_1, whole genome shotgun sequence, a single window of DNA contains:
- the LOC128547696 gene encoding uncharacterized protein LOC128547696 yields MSFEVTQGHLRKSPEVAQDQLGQSFEVAQGHLRQSPEVAQDQLGQSFEVAQGHLRQSPEVAKDQLGQSFEVAQGNLRQSPEVAQDQLGQSFEVAQGHLRQSPEVAHDLFGQLLEAAQGHIRGYWRCHMMPSASLQRWHMITTDSHQ; encoded by the coding sequence ATGTCATTTGAAGTGACACAAGGTCACCTACGAAAGTCACCAGAGGTGGCACAGGATCAATTAGGACAGTCATTTGAGGTGGCACAAGGTCACCTACGCCAGTCACCAGAGGTGGCACAGGATCAATTAGGACAGTCATTTGAGGTGGCACAAGGTCACCTACGCCAGTCACCAGAGGTGGCAAAGGATCAATTAGGACAGTCATTTGAGGTGGCACAAGGTAACCTACGCCAGTCACCAGAGGTGGCACAGGATCAATTAGGACAGTCATTTGAGGTGGCACAAGGTCACCTACGCCAGTCACCAGAGGTGGCACATGATCTCTTTGGACAGTTATTAGAAGCAGCACAAGGTCATATAAGAGGTTATTGGAGGTGTCACATGATGCCTTCGGCCAGTCTCCAGAGGTGGCACATGATCACTACGGACAGTCATCAGTAG